The following proteins are co-located in the Pseudoalteromonas sp. N1230-9 genome:
- a CDS encoding M2 family metallopeptidase — protein MKKTPFKLSMSALMVASALALSGCNDDATNTKTAAAEVKKSQVTPQDAAKFIADTEKELSALYLEASRAEWIYANFITHDTAELSAEVNRKMTEAVVRLANEAAKFDSLELDYDARRKLDKLKLALTLPAPQDAEKTAKLSQLVAELGGIYGKGKYCKEDGSCLSLGQMTAKMATSRNYNELLDLWQGWRQFSKPMRPLYEQQVALTNEGAKELGYADTGAMWRSKYDMPADDFAKELDRIWGQVKPLYDSLHCHVRAKLGEKYGEDKVPQDQPIPAHLLGNMWAQTWGNIYDVVAPENADPGYDVTELLAKHDYDELKMVRGAEKFFTSMGFAPLPDTFYERSLFTKPQDRDVQCHASAWNIDSKDDLRIKMCIQRTGEEFSVIHHELGHNFYQRAYNTQPIYYQESANDGFHEAIGDTIALSVTPDYLKEIGLLDEVPDESKDIGLLMKMALDKVAFIPFGLLVDQWRWKVFSGEVTPENYNKAWWELREKYQGVQAPIARSEADFDPGAKYHVPGNTPYTRYFLAHILQFDFHRSLCEIAGNKEAIHRCSVYNSKEAGEKLNAMLEMGSSRPWQEALATITGKEEMDATAILDYFAPLQKYLDEQNKDRQCGW, from the coding sequence ATGAAAAAGACTCCATTTAAACTTAGTATGAGTGCTCTCATGGTGGCTAGTGCACTTGCACTTTCAGGCTGTAATGATGACGCTACAAATACCAAAACAGCTGCGGCTGAAGTCAAAAAAAGTCAGGTGACGCCGCAAGATGCTGCTAAATTTATCGCCGATACAGAAAAAGAGTTAAGTGCGCTTTATTTAGAGGCTAGTCGCGCTGAGTGGATTTATGCCAACTTCATCACGCACGATACTGCAGAGTTATCTGCTGAGGTTAATCGTAAGATGACCGAAGCTGTTGTTCGTCTTGCTAATGAAGCTGCAAAATTCGATAGTTTAGAACTGGATTACGATGCGCGCCGTAAGCTAGATAAGCTAAAATTAGCACTAACTTTGCCTGCCCCACAGGATGCTGAAAAAACAGCAAAACTTTCACAGTTAGTTGCTGAACTAGGTGGTATTTATGGTAAAGGTAAGTACTGTAAAGAAGATGGTAGCTGCTTAAGCCTTGGCCAGATGACCGCTAAAATGGCAACAAGCCGCAACTACAATGAACTACTGGATTTATGGCAAGGTTGGCGCCAATTTTCCAAACCAATGCGTCCACTTTATGAGCAACAAGTTGCGCTTACTAACGAAGGTGCTAAAGAGCTTGGCTATGCGGATACTGGCGCGATGTGGCGTAGTAAATACGATATGCCAGCGGATGATTTTGCAAAAGAACTTGACCGTATCTGGGGTCAAGTTAAACCGCTTTATGATTCATTACATTGTCATGTTCGTGCCAAGCTCGGTGAGAAGTATGGCGAAGATAAAGTCCCTCAAGACCAACCAATTCCTGCGCACCTTTTAGGTAATATGTGGGCACAGACATGGGGGAATATTTACGATGTAGTTGCGCCGGAAAATGCAGATCCTGGCTACGACGTAACAGAGTTATTAGCAAAGCATGATTACGACGAGCTGAAAATGGTACGTGGCGCCGAGAAGTTCTTTACTTCAATGGGCTTTGCGCCATTACCTGACACTTTCTATGAACGCTCACTATTCACTAAACCACAAGATCGTGACGTACAGTGTCACGCTTCAGCATGGAATATAGATAGCAAAGATGACCTGCGTATCAAGATGTGTATTCAGCGTACCGGTGAGGAGTTCTCTGTTATTCACCACGAGTTAGGTCATAACTTCTACCAGCGCGCCTACAACACGCAACCTATTTATTATCAAGAAAGTGCGAACGATGGTTTCCATGAAGCCATTGGTGACACTATTGCGCTGTCTGTTACACCTGACTACTTAAAAGAGATTGGTTTATTAGACGAAGTGCCTGATGAATCAAAAGATATCGGTCTATTAATGAAAATGGCACTAGATAAAGTTGCTTTTATCCCATTTGGCTTATTAGTTGACCAATGGCGCTGGAAAGTGTTCTCAGGTGAAGTAACACCCGAAAATTACAACAAAGCATGGTGGGAACTACGTGAAAAATATCAAGGTGTTCAAGCGCCTATCGCTCGTAGCGAAGCAGACTTCGATCCAGGTGCTAAGTATCACGTACCGGGTAACACCCCTTACACGCGTTATTTCCTAGCGCATATTTTACAATTCGACTTCCACAGAAGTTTATGTGAAATTGCTGGTAACAAAGAAGCGATTCATCGCTGTTCAGTGTATAACTCAAAAGAGGCTGGTGAAAAGCTGAATGCGATGTTAGAAATGGGTTCAAGTCGCCCATGGCAAGAAGCCCTTGCCACAATAACGGGGAAAGAAGAAATGGATGCAACAGCAATCTTGGATTACTTTGCGCCATTACAAAAATACCTTGATGAGCAAAATAAAGACCGTCAGTGCGGATGGTAA
- a CDS encoding acyl-CoA dehydrogenase — protein MTTVIILLLVAVIVIFAVKDIRINLITRPTFSMFKKVLPPLSQTEREAMEAGDVWWDGELFSGNPDWQKLHSFPKPELSDKERAFMSKQVETLLAMLDDYQIVQKDKDLPKEVWEYLKKEGFFALIIPEEFGGREFSAIANSTIVSKIATKSLTAAVTVMVPNSLGPGELLLHYGTKEQQERWLPSLAKGDDVPCFALTGPEAGSDAGSIPDTGVVCMGMHNGEEVIGLKLNWSKRYITLAPIATVLGLAFKMYDPDGLLGDKKELGITCALIPTDHEGVQTGERHYPLNMAFMNGTTYGKDVFIPLDWIIGGEKGAGRGWRMLVECLSAGRGISLPALSTATGHLASRMTSAYATVRQQFGVSIGQFEGVQEALARIGGLTYTLESARLMTAGAIDLKLSPSVVTAIAKYHMTEMGRTVMNDAMDIHSGKGIQVGPNNYLAHGYMGIPVSITVEGANILTRNLMIFGQGATRCHPFVLKEMEAAAMEDHDLALKEFDSLLLQHILFATSNAGMAFVHGLTRSYFAKSPVCGVTSHYYKQLSRMSRGLAFCTDVAMLVLGGELKRKEMISARLGDVLSHLYLASCVLKRYEDEGRQQADLPFVQYAVEHSLYSIGQAFDGFFKNFSNPIVNFLLKRIVFPLGNHYHRPSDELAQTMCEHMSNPGVFRDRLTHLCYIDDKAGTGVMENAFLAMIDTQEDFKQLRKWQKEGSISRNLELEDAIVEAAEKNLINATVAERMSEANALRKQAIAVDNFAPGEL, from the coding sequence ATGACGACCGTAATCATTCTGCTACTGGTTGCTGTGATTGTGATTTTTGCTGTAAAAGATATTCGCATTAATCTGATCACTCGACCTACGTTTAGTATGTTTAAAAAAGTATTACCCCCCTTATCACAGACAGAACGTGAAGCCATGGAAGCGGGTGACGTGTGGTGGGATGGTGAGCTATTTAGTGGCAACCCTGACTGGCAGAAACTACATAGTTTTCCTAAACCTGAACTCAGTGATAAAGAGCGCGCATTTATGAGTAAGCAGGTTGAGACGTTACTTGCTATGCTTGACGATTATCAAATTGTTCAAAAAGATAAAGACCTACCAAAAGAAGTCTGGGAATATTTAAAAAAAGAAGGTTTTTTTGCGTTAATCATTCCTGAAGAGTTTGGTGGCCGTGAATTTTCAGCCATTGCTAATTCGACCATCGTATCAAAAATTGCAACCAAAAGTTTAACGGCAGCTGTAACCGTGATGGTACCAAACAGTTTAGGCCCAGGTGAGCTACTGCTTCATTACGGAACTAAAGAGCAACAAGAGCGCTGGTTGCCAAGCTTAGCCAAAGGTGATGATGTGCCTTGTTTTGCGTTAACTGGCCCAGAGGCAGGGTCGGATGCCGGTAGTATTCCCGATACTGGCGTTGTTTGCATGGGCATGCATAATGGTGAAGAAGTAATCGGTTTAAAGCTTAATTGGTCAAAACGCTACATTACCCTTGCACCGATAGCCACAGTGCTTGGTCTTGCATTTAAAATGTACGATCCTGATGGTCTGTTGGGCGATAAAAAAGAGTTAGGTATTACTTGTGCGCTTATTCCGACTGATCACGAAGGTGTGCAAACGGGTGAGCGTCATTATCCTCTCAATATGGCATTTATGAATGGCACAACCTATGGTAAAGATGTCTTTATTCCACTTGATTGGATCATTGGTGGCGAAAAGGGGGCTGGTCGAGGTTGGCGCATGTTGGTTGAGTGCTTAAGCGCAGGTCGTGGTATTTCGCTGCCGGCACTCAGCACTGCAACAGGCCACCTTGCATCACGTATGACATCGGCGTATGCGACTGTAAGGCAACAATTCGGTGTATCGATTGGGCAATTCGAAGGCGTGCAAGAAGCGCTTGCGCGTATCGGTGGTTTAACATACACCCTTGAATCTGCAAGGTTAATGACCGCTGGTGCCATAGATTTAAAACTGAGTCCATCGGTCGTGACTGCCATTGCTAAATACCATATGACAGAAATGGGTCGCACTGTAATGAACGATGCCATGGATATTCATTCAGGCAAGGGCATTCAAGTAGGTCCTAATAACTATCTTGCTCATGGTTATATGGGGATCCCTGTATCGATCACCGTCGAAGGGGCAAATATTCTTACTCGTAATTTGATGATTTTTGGTCAAGGTGCGACTCGTTGCCACCCATTTGTTTTAAAAGAAATGGAAGCCGCTGCAATGGAAGATCATGACCTTGCACTGAAAGAGTTTGATTCATTACTGCTACAGCATATTTTGTTTGCAACAAGCAATGCGGGTATGGCTTTTGTACATGGTTTAACACGCAGTTACTTTGCTAAATCTCCAGTGTGTGGAGTGACAAGTCATTATTACAAACAGTTGAGCCGAATGAGTCGAGGCTTAGCATTTTGTACTGATGTTGCTATGTTGGTATTGGGTGGCGAGTTAAAACGCAAAGAGATGATATCGGCGCGTTTAGGCGATGTATTGAGCCACTTATATCTCGCCTCATGTGTTCTGAAGCGTTACGAAGATGAAGGGCGTCAACAAGCCGATTTACCGTTTGTTCAATATGCTGTAGAACATTCGCTTTATAGCATTGGCCAAGCATTTGATGGCTTTTTCAAAAACTTTTCGAACCCGATTGTTAACTTTTTACTGAAACGTATCGTTTTCCCATTAGGTAACCATTACCATCGCCCAAGTGATGAGCTAGCACAAACTATGTGTGAGCACATGAGTAACCCCGGTGTATTTAGGGACAGATTAACCCATTTATGCTATATCGATGATAAAGCGGGAACTGGTGTAATGGAAAATGCGTTCTTAGCTATGATAGATACGCAGGAAGACTTTAAACAATTACGAAAATGGCAAAAAGAAGGCTCGATTTCCCGTAATCTAGAGCTTGAGGATGCTATCGTCGAAGCTGCTGAGAAAAACTTAATTAATGCAACAGTCGCTGAGCGTATGAGTGAAGCAAATGCGCTACGTAAGCAAGCAATCGCTGTGGATAATTTCGCGCCTGGCGAACTTTAA
- the cysK gene encoding cysteine synthase A, translating to MSNIFEDNSLTIGNTPIVKLNRVTSGNVFAKVESRNPSFSVKCRIGASMIWEAEKSGVLTKEKELIEPTSGNTGIALAFVAASRGYKLTLTMPNTMSLERRKLLKALGANLVLTDGAKGMNGAIEKAKEIQASEPEKYILLQQFENPANPKIHFETTGPEIYEAMDGKIDIFVAGVGTGGTITGVSRYLKLEKGLNVQSVAVEPTNSPVISQTLAGEEIKPGPHKIQGIGAGFIPGNLDLEVVDAAEQVSNEDAIAMAHELMKNEGILVGISSGAAVVAAKRLAEKPENAGKNIVVILPSATERYLSSPLFAEEFSDKELVQ from the coding sequence ATGTCTAACATTTTTGAAGATAATTCATTAACGATTGGCAATACGCCAATTGTAAAGCTTAATCGCGTTACCTCAGGTAATGTTTTCGCTAAAGTAGAATCACGTAACCCAAGCTTCAGTGTTAAATGCCGCATTGGCGCTTCAATGATCTGGGAAGCAGAAAAGTCAGGTGTTTTAACGAAAGAAAAAGAGTTAATCGAACCGACATCTGGTAATACAGGTATTGCTCTTGCCTTTGTTGCTGCTTCGCGTGGTTATAAATTGACACTGACCATGCCCAATACGATGAGCTTAGAACGTCGTAAACTATTAAAAGCATTGGGCGCCAACTTAGTCTTAACAGATGGCGCTAAAGGCATGAATGGTGCTATTGAAAAAGCAAAAGAAATTCAAGCGAGTGAGCCTGAAAAATACATTCTTTTACAACAATTCGAAAACCCAGCTAACCCGAAAATTCACTTTGAAACAACCGGTCCTGAAATCTACGAAGCAATGGATGGTAAAATCGACATTTTCGTAGCAGGTGTCGGCACGGGCGGTACTATTACAGGTGTAAGCCGCTACCTTAAACTAGAAAAAGGTTTAAATGTTCAATCTGTTGCTGTTGAGCCAACAAACTCACCTGTTATTAGCCAAACTTTAGCAGGTGAAGAAATCAAACCTGGTCCTCATAAAATTCAAGGTATCGGTGCAGGCTTTATCCCAGGTAACTTAGACCTAGAAGTTGTTGATGCTGCTGAGCAAGTATCAAATGAAGATGCGATTGCAATGGCGCATGAGTTAATGAAAAATGAAGGTATCTTGGTAGGTATTTCATCTGGTGCAGCAGTCGTTGCGGCAAAACGACTTGCAGAAAAACCTGAAAATGCAGGTAAGAATATTGTGGTAATTTTACCAAGTGCGACAGAGCGTTATTTATCAAGCCCATTATTTGCTGAAGAATTCAGTGACAAAGAGCTTGTTCAATAA
- a CDS encoding dicarboxylate/amino acid:cation symporter has protein sequence MNLILKLIAGIVAGILVGLYVPLTSVELLYTVKEIIGQLITFTIPLIILFFIASGIAGLPKGSGHLLGKTVGFAYGSTIIAGTLAFLLVSTIIPLFDGGLTYEAEIATEVGSFIDLEIPPLMGVMTALATAFVFGIGMSQLQLDTLKKVSDQGRDVIDGLLAKVIIPALPFYIAGVFAEMTVAGTVVDTLQTFGIVLLAALIMHWLWLTVLYVSTGLLLKRNPIELVKNMLPAYFTALGTMSSAATIPVSLRASKANNVKEDVANFTVPLCATIHLSGSTITIVTCALAVMFLSPNMDVPSLFGMLPFIMMLGVVMIAAPGAPGGAVMSALGLLTSMLGFNEGAVALMIALYLAQDSFGTACNVTGDGIIALWVDRFSEKASS, from the coding sequence ATGAATTTAATTCTAAAGTTAATTGCTGGCATTGTTGCTGGTATCTTAGTGGGACTATATGTGCCATTAACAAGTGTTGAACTCCTTTATACAGTAAAAGAAATAATAGGTCAGTTGATTACCTTTACGATACCGTTGATCATTTTATTCTTTATTGCATCAGGTATTGCAGGCTTACCAAAGGGCTCAGGTCACTTGCTTGGTAAAACAGTAGGGTTTGCTTATGGCTCGACTATTATTGCGGGCACACTTGCTTTCTTACTAGTTAGTACGATTATTCCGTTGTTTGACGGTGGCTTAACCTACGAAGCTGAAATTGCGACTGAAGTAGGAAGCTTTATCGATTTAGAAATTCCTCCTCTTATGGGGGTTATGACAGCCTTGGCTACAGCATTTGTGTTTGGTATTGGCATGAGTCAACTGCAACTTGATACATTAAAAAAAGTGTCGGACCAAGGACGCGATGTAATTGATGGCTTGTTAGCAAAAGTTATTATCCCCGCGCTCCCTTTTTATATTGCAGGTGTTTTTGCTGAAATGACCGTTGCAGGCACAGTCGTAGATACACTACAAACGTTTGGTATTGTCTTACTTGCTGCACTGATTATGCACTGGTTATGGTTAACAGTTTTATATGTTAGTACGGGTCTTTTATTAAAACGTAATCCAATAGAACTTGTAAAAAATATGCTTCCAGCTTATTTTACTGCTTTAGGGACAATGTCGAGTGCTGCAACGATCCCAGTTTCATTACGTGCGAGCAAAGCAAATAATGTAAAAGAAGATGTTGCAAACTTTACTGTACCATTATGTGCAACCATCCATTTATCAGGCTCAACTATTACGATAGTTACTTGCGCATTAGCCGTTATGTTTTTGTCACCGAATATGGATGTGCCATCATTATTCGGCATGTTGCCATTTATTATGATGTTAGGTGTCGTCATGATTGCAGCACCAGGTGCACCTGGTGGCGCAGTGATGTCAGCATTGGGGCTTTTAACCAGTATGCTTGGCTTCAATGAAGGCGCTGTTGCATTAATGATTGCACTATATTTAGCGCAAGATAGCTTTGGTACTGCTTGTAATGTTACAGGCGATGGTATTATTGCATTGTGGGTTGATCGCTTTAGCGAGAAAGCTTCGTCATAA
- the uvrY gene encoding UvrY/SirA/GacA family response regulator transcription factor: MINVLLVDDHELVRTGIRRILDDVRGFKVVGEAKTGEEAVQFCRQNSPDIVLMDMNMPGIGGLEATKKICRYCPDVKIIVLTVHCEDPFPSKVMQIGAHGYLTKGAGSDEMVNAIRAVNAGQRYIAPEIAQQIALAQVSGRTDENPFQSLSERELQIMLMITKGEKAQDIADRLNLSSKTVNSYRYRMFEKLNVGGDVELTHLAIRHKMIDIDSSH, encoded by the coding sequence TTGATTAATGTACTTTTAGTTGATGACCATGAACTTGTACGGACAGGGATCAGACGTATACTTGATGATGTTCGTGGTTTTAAAGTGGTTGGTGAAGCTAAAACCGGTGAAGAAGCAGTACAATTTTGCCGTCAAAATTCACCTGATATAGTGTTAATGGACATGAATATGCCAGGTATAGGCGGGTTAGAAGCAACGAAGAAAATCTGTCGTTATTGCCCAGACGTAAAAATAATCGTACTTACTGTGCATTGCGAAGACCCATTCCCTAGTAAAGTGATGCAGATTGGTGCTCATGGTTACCTAACCAAAGGGGCAGGTTCAGATGAGATGGTTAATGCAATTCGTGCTGTAAATGCTGGCCAAAGGTATATCGCACCAGAAATAGCACAGCAAATTGCACTTGCACAGGTTAGTGGTCGAACAGATGAAAATCCGTTTCAGAGTTTATCTGAGCGTGAGTTACAGATTATGTTAATGATTACTAAAGGTGAAAAAGCGCAAGATATCGCAGACCGTCTTAACCTCAGTTCAAAAACAGTGAATAGTTATCGCTACCGCATGTTTGAAAAGCTTAATGTGGGTGGTGATGTAGAGCTAACTCATTTAGCGATCCGCCATAAAATGATCGATATTGATAGTTCGCATTAA
- the uvrC gene encoding excinuclease ABC subunit UvrC — MSDFDSARFLKTLSSEPGVYRMLDNEGQVIYVGKAKSLKKRVSSYFRSNVTDSKTRVLVSNICGIEVTLTNTETEALLLENNLIKKYQPRYNILLRDDKSYPYILLTDHKHPRLAFHRGSRKIKGEYFGPFPSAGAVSESLRLMQKIFPVRQCEDAYYRARSRPCLQYQLKRCSAPCVNKVSDEEYKQEVDFVRKFLLGKSHEVIADLIAKMEQASKELKFELAAKVRDQIMLLRKMQEQQSISGNHAEMDVVGFAHLNGLNAVHLLMIRDHKVLGSKTYFPKVPKDSGQEEILTSFLGQYYLAPGATGRIAKEIILPFSIEEGEPLSEALTAISERKVSLKVANRGERAQYLKLANKNALNSISVKQSTQDSINKRYAQLKETLRLDDINRMECFDISHTMGENTVASCVVFDSQGPNNKEYRRFNVTGITGGDDYAAMEFALNKRYNKVVDEEKIPDVIFIDGGKGQLSRAEQYFETWPHNKMPLLVGVAKGTSRKPGLETLLIDGGRKTIPLDSDAPALHLIQHIRDESHRFAIAGHRNKRQKQRTQSLLEEISGVGQKRRQSILKYLGGMQGVKAANIEQLKQVPGISPEMAEKIFNHLHDKA; from the coding sequence ATGTCTGATTTCGATTCTGCCCGCTTTCTTAAAACATTATCAAGCGAACCTGGTGTCTACAGGATGCTTGATAATGAAGGGCAAGTAATTTATGTGGGGAAGGCTAAAAGCCTAAAAAAGCGTGTTAGCAGTTATTTCCGCAGTAATGTTACTGATAGTAAAACCCGTGTCTTAGTAAGTAATATTTGTGGTATTGAAGTCACTCTAACTAATACCGAAACCGAAGCTCTATTACTTGAAAATAATCTAATAAAAAAATATCAGCCTCGCTACAATATTTTACTGCGAGATGATAAATCATATCCGTATATTTTACTGACTGATCATAAACATCCACGCTTAGCTTTTCACCGCGGTAGTCGCAAAATTAAAGGCGAGTATTTTGGGCCTTTTCCCAGTGCAGGTGCCGTATCCGAAAGCTTGCGGTTAATGCAAAAGATCTTCCCTGTTCGACAATGTGAAGATGCTTATTATCGAGCTAGAAGTCGTCCTTGCCTTCAATACCAATTGAAGCGTTGTTCTGCACCCTGTGTTAATAAAGTTTCTGATGAAGAATACAAGCAAGAAGTTGATTTTGTTCGTAAATTTTTATTGGGTAAATCACATGAAGTCATTGCTGACTTGATTGCTAAGATGGAGCAAGCCAGTAAAGAGCTGAAATTTGAATTAGCTGCAAAAGTGCGCGATCAAATAATGCTACTTAGGAAAATGCAGGAACAACAATCTATTTCAGGTAATCATGCTGAAATGGACGTTGTGGGCTTTGCTCATCTGAATGGTTTAAATGCCGTTCACTTATTAATGATCCGCGACCATAAAGTGCTGGGCAGTAAAACCTACTTTCCAAAAGTGCCAAAGGATTCAGGGCAAGAAGAAATTTTGACTTCTTTCTTAGGCCAGTATTATTTAGCGCCTGGTGCAACAGGGCGTATCGCCAAAGAAATTATATTACCGTTTAGTATTGAAGAGGGTGAGCCTTTAAGTGAGGCACTTACCGCTATTTCAGAGCGTAAAGTGAGCTTAAAAGTTGCCAATCGAGGTGAGCGGGCACAGTATCTAAAGCTAGCTAACAAAAATGCATTAAATAGCATCAGTGTAAAACAAAGTACCCAAGACTCAATTAATAAACGCTATGCGCAATTAAAAGAAACGCTACGCCTTGACGATATTAATCGCATGGAATGTTTTGATATCAGTCATACAATGGGTGAGAACACGGTTGCAAGTTGTGTTGTGTTTGATTCGCAAGGACCCAATAATAAAGAGTATCGCCGTTTTAATGTAACGGGGATTACTGGTGGAGATGACTATGCCGCCATGGAGTTTGCATTAAATAAGCGCTACAACAAAGTAGTCGACGAAGAAAAAATACCCGATGTTATTTTCATCGATGGTGGTAAAGGTCAACTGTCTCGTGCTGAACAGTATTTTGAAACGTGGCCGCATAATAAAATGCCTCTGTTAGTGGGTGTTGCAAAAGGGACTAGCCGAAAACCAGGGTTAGAAACTTTACTCATAGATGGAGGACGCAAAACAATTCCACTTGATTCAGATGCGCCGGCTCTTCATTTAATTCAACATATTCGTGATGAATCACACCGTTTTGCTATTGCAGGTCACCGTAATAAAAGACAAAAACAGCGAACTCAATCACTACTCGAAGAGATTTCTGGGGTAGGGCAAAAGCGTCGTCAATCAATTTTAAAATATTTAGGGGGCATGCAAGGGGTAAAAGCTGCTAATATAGAACAATTAAAACAAGTTCCTGGGATCAGCCCTGAAATGGCTGAGAAGATATTTAATCATTTGCATGACAAGGCGTAG
- the pgsA gene encoding CDP-diacylglycerol--glycerol-3-phosphate 3-phosphatidyltransferase: MWNIPNTLTTFRLFLIPIFLVIFYLPFSWAFFAAAFVFWLASITDILDGYLARRLDQSTPFGAFLDPVADKVMVCAALVALSSHYQSLYMTIPALVIISREIVISALREWMAEQGKRDNVAVSNMGKFKTAAQMLAIIGLIWQFDTWMIYLSYGLLYIATLLTLSSMLQYLMAAWSELTKN; the protein is encoded by the coding sequence ATGTGGAATATTCCAAACACACTCACAACCTTTAGACTTTTTCTAATCCCTATTTTTTTGGTGATTTTTTATTTGCCATTCTCATGGGCGTTTTTCGCAGCGGCATTTGTATTCTGGCTTGCGTCAATCACTGATATTCTTGATGGCTACTTAGCTCGTCGACTTGATCAGTCAACACCTTTTGGTGCTTTCTTAGATCCTGTCGCCGATAAAGTAATGGTTTGCGCAGCACTTGTAGCGCTTTCTAGTCACTATCAGAGCTTATATATGACAATACCTGCACTGGTTATTATTAGTCGTGAAATTGTTATTTCTGCACTGCGTGAATGGATGGCCGAGCAGGGTAAACGCGACAATGTGGCCGTATCAAATATGGGCAAATTCAAGACCGCTGCACAAATGCTAGCGATTATTGGCTTAATTTGGCAATTTGACACTTGGATGATCTACTTAAGTTATGGGCTTTTATATATCGCGACACTGTTAACGCTTAGTTCTATGTTGCAATATTTGATGGCTGCGTGGTCTGAGTTGACCAAAAATTGA
- a CDS encoding alanine/glycine:cation symporter family protein, which produces MTDIINSISGLLWGHILVYLLIAAGLFFTLRLGFIQFTQFPHMVKVMFQSRKGCGEGISSFQAFCTSLAARVGTGNMAGVAVALYLGGAGAIFWMWLIALIGMATSFAESTLAQAYKTVDEEGNFRGGPAYYMEYGLGKRWMGVIFSLCLILAFGLVFNAVQSNSIAAAFEVAFGIPNYIVGISLVLGSGIIIFGGLRTISRFAEMVVPFMALAYFLVALYVCISNYNLLPDVFMHVINSAFGIEQAGAGAIGYGVMQAMIQGIKRGLFSNEAGMGSAANAAATATPNPPHPASQGYVQMLGVFVDTIIICSATAALILLSQQLIPDSGVTGIALTQAALEEHVGSWGATFIAVAILFFAFTSIVANYSYAETNLLFLEHNHAAGMLVFRLLVLGMVMFGALGELPIVWTLADISMGLMAIVNVIALFMLSGVVIWLAKDYNTQRKAGKLPTFDPSQNKKLDQTIPKGAWRK; this is translated from the coding sequence ATGACAGATATTATAAATAGTATAAGTGGCCTTCTTTGGGGCCACATTCTGGTTTACCTATTAATAGCTGCGGGGCTATTTTTTACACTTCGACTTGGCTTTATCCAATTCACCCAATTTCCTCATATGGTCAAAGTGATGTTCCAAAGTCGCAAAGGGTGTGGTGAAGGTATTTCTTCATTTCAAGCATTTTGTACTTCCCTAGCAGCTCGAGTTGGCACGGGTAATATGGCAGGCGTGGCCGTTGCACTTTATTTAGGTGGCGCTGGGGCTATATTTTGGATGTGGCTGATTGCACTAATAGGAATGGCGACTAGTTTTGCCGAAAGCACACTTGCACAAGCCTATAAAACCGTCGATGAAGAGGGTAACTTTCGCGGTGGCCCTGCTTATTATATGGAATACGGTTTAGGTAAGCGCTGGATGGGCGTTATTTTTTCACTTTGCTTAATTTTAGCTTTCGGTCTTGTCTTTAATGCTGTTCAATCAAACTCTATTGCAGCAGCCTTCGAAGTTGCATTTGGAATCCCTAATTATATAGTTGGTATCTCGCTTGTTCTTGGCTCTGGCATTATTATCTTCGGTGGGTTAAGAACAATCTCTCGATTTGCAGAAATGGTCGTGCCTTTTATGGCTCTAGCCTACTTCCTCGTCGCTCTTTATGTTTGTATAAGTAACTACAATTTATTACCTGATGTATTTATGCATGTAATAAATAGCGCATTTGGCATTGAGCAAGCAGGCGCTGGTGCTATTGGTTATGGTGTAATGCAGGCAATGATCCAAGGTATTAAACGTGGTCTGTTTTCTAATGAGGCAGGTATGGGTAGCGCGGCAAACGCCGCAGCGACTGCTACACCCAACCCTCCTCACCCTGCTTCTCAAGGTTACGTACAAATGCTAGGTGTATTTGTTGATACCATTATCATATGTAGCGCTACTGCGGCACTGATTTTATTATCCCAACAACTGATACCTGATTCAGGAGTGACTGGTATTGCATTAACACAAGCAGCACTAGAGGAGCATGTTGGCAGTTGGGGCGCAACTTTTATTGCTGTGGCAATTTTGTTTTTTGCATTTACCTCTATTGTTGCAAATTATTCTTATGCTGAAACTAATTTATTGTTCTTAGAACATAATCATGCAGCTGGTATGTTAGTTTTTAGATTACTTGTTCTTGGAATGGTCATGTTTGGTGCACTTGGCGAGTTGCCAATCGTGTGGACTCTTGCGGATATTTCAATGGGACTAATGGCTATTGTAAATGTAATAGCACTATTCATGTTATCTGGAGTCGTTATTTGGTTAGCTAAGGATTACAACACTCAACGCAAAGCGGGTAAGTTACCTACTTTTGATCCTTCGCAAAACAAAAAACTGGATCAAACAATTCCTAAAGGCGCATGGCGCAAATAA